In Paenibacillus guangzhouensis, a single window of DNA contains:
- a CDS encoding phenylacetate--CoA ligase family protein codes for MTDIQREQEGKFKNFLVRLTKSPLYKDRLAKYNIDSIGMDHIQTLPLTTKEDLRNAGAFGHLAVKISEIAQYHESTGTTGEPSASWFTQEDMRVGGRQLQECGVRLTADDLVLIRFPYALALPAFLMQQAAWHTGAGVVPASGRTVVTPYPRVLNLMKRLQVTVLAGLPREMELLAEAARLIGLDVFKDLPALRAICVAGELMSDKRKEYIEMLWGVPVYNMYGSTETANIAAMCEYGTMHIVEQDFCVEVLHEDGSGPVTQGERGFAAISTLSHQASPLLRYFNEDIISVEPSMCACGRTMGKLVHYGRSKDRIVIGDTILDAYDIQEAVYSLTPAPDAWKVLEHEDGLHVLLDSHDAGQWSKEDIQTRLSEKLHLPVTIQIITDATLLDRVGLLNNVPSTKPVYIQKRNKD; via the coding sequence ATGACCGATATTCAGAGGGAGCAGGAGGGAAAATTCAAAAATTTTTTAGTACGCCTAACGAAATCCCCTTTATATAAGGATCGATTAGCGAAATATAACATTGATAGTATTGGAATGGATCACATCCAAACACTGCCATTGACAACAAAAGAAGATCTCCGGAACGCGGGTGCTTTCGGACACCTCGCTGTCAAGATAAGTGAGATTGCCCAATACCACGAATCCACGGGTACAACCGGGGAACCTTCCGCTTCTTGGTTCACGCAAGAAGATATGCGAGTAGGCGGAAGACAGCTGCAGGAATGTGGCGTTCGATTGACAGCGGATGATCTTGTGCTGATTCGATTCCCGTATGCCTTGGCGCTACCCGCCTTCTTAATGCAACAAGCTGCCTGGCACACAGGAGCTGGGGTTGTACCTGCAAGCGGACGTACGGTCGTTACGCCATACCCGAGAGTATTAAATCTAATGAAGCGCCTACAAGTCACAGTATTAGCAGGACTTCCACGCGAGATGGAGCTTCTGGCTGAGGCAGCGCGTCTCATCGGTTTGGATGTGTTCAAAGATTTACCAGCGCTACGGGCCATTTGTGTTGCCGGGGAATTAATGAGTGATAAACGCAAAGAGTATATAGAAATGCTGTGGGGTGTACCTGTTTATAATATGTATGGTTCGACTGAAACCGCGAATATTGCAGCCATGTGTGAATATGGCACGATGCATATCGTGGAACAGGATTTTTGCGTAGAAGTGCTACATGAAGATGGTTCAGGTCCTGTAACTCAAGGAGAGAGAGGGTTTGCGGCGATATCAACGCTCTCTCATCAAGCTTCTCCTCTGTTGCGATACTTTAATGAAGATATTATCTCCGTTGAACCTTCCATGTGTGCTTGTGGGCGAACAATGGGCAAGTTGGTTCATTACGGCAGAAGTAAGGATCGAATCGTGATCGGTGATACCATTCTAGATGCTTATGACATCCAAGAAGCAGTCTATTCGTTGACACCTGCCCCAGATGCATGGAAGGTATTGGAGCATGAGGATGGTTTGCACGTTCTTCTTGATTCGCACGATGCTGGACAATGGAGTAAGGAGGACATCCAAACTCGATTATCTGAAAAGCTTCATTTGCCTGTCACCATTCAAATCATTACCGACGCGACGCTTCTCGATCGGGTTGGACTCTTGAATAACGTGCCATCGACCAAACCGGTATATATCCAGAAGCGAAATAAAGATTAA
- a CDS encoding bifunctional 3-deoxy-7-phosphoheptulonate synthase/chorismate mutase, producing MSDKWQQLITQWDGINQQLLDLMNERARMATEIVQEKNKQGISLAEPVGNQQLLNELATHTFANPKVQKEAPAERKLLVSRQQKSEDTIIQVKHAEIGGSTHVTVAGPCSIESRDQLLTVATAMRNAGITILRGGAFKPRTSPYDFQGLGEEGLKIMKEVADETGMVTISEIMSPLQIDTAAHYIDIFQIGARNMHNFDLLKAVGQTQKPVLLKRGLSATLEEFVYAAEYLLSSGNNQVMLIERGIRTYEKWTRNTLDISAVPILKQETHLPVLVDVTHSTGRKDIMLPCAKAALAVGADGIMVEVHPNPQVALSDAKQQLNLDEFNTFLQGLRDSGLYR from the coding sequence ATGAGCGACAAATGGCAACAATTAATTACGCAATGGGATGGAATTAACCAACAATTGCTCGATCTGATGAACGAACGTGCTCGAATGGCTACGGAAATCGTTCAAGAAAAGAACAAACAGGGCATTTCACTAGCGGAGCCAGTTGGCAACCAACAACTACTAAATGAGCTTGCTACCCATACTTTTGCGAATCCCAAAGTACAAAAGGAGGCTCCGGCCGAGCGCAAGCTTCTTGTTAGCCGCCAGCAGAAGAGTGAAGATACGATTATTCAAGTAAAGCATGCTGAAATCGGCGGTTCTACGCATGTCACCGTCGCTGGACCCTGCTCAATTGAAAGCAGAGATCAGCTATTAACGGTTGCTACCGCAATGAGGAATGCCGGCATTACCATCTTACGAGGAGGCGCGTTCAAACCGAGAACATCACCGTATGATTTTCAAGGCCTTGGCGAAGAAGGGTTGAAAATCATGAAGGAAGTGGCTGATGAAACGGGTATGGTGACGATCAGTGAAATTATGAGCCCTTTGCAAATCGACACGGCAGCTCATTATATTGACATCTTTCAGATTGGTGCCCGCAACATGCATAACTTCGATCTGTTGAAAGCCGTTGGCCAAACCCAAAAGCCTGTCCTGCTGAAACGTGGCCTCTCCGCCACACTCGAGGAGTTCGTGTATGCGGCTGAATATCTGCTATCCAGCGGTAATAACCAAGTCATGTTAATCGAGCGTGGAATTCGCACCTATGAAAAATGGACACGTAATACACTTGATATTTCTGCTGTTCCGATATTGAAACAAGAGACTCATCTCCCGGTTCTCGTAGATGTCACCCATTCTACGGGTCGAAAGGATATTATGCTTCCTTGCGCGAAAGCTGCGCTTGCGGTTGGCGCAGACGGTATCATGGTCGAGGTGCATCCAAATCCGCAGGTTGCACTTTCTGATGCGAAGCAGCAGTTGAATCTTGACGAATTTAACACATTTTTGCAGGGGCTCCGCGATTCCGGTCTGTATCGTTAA